A single region of the Salicibibacter cibi genome encodes:
- a CDS encoding XdhC family protein, with product MNHLAFFDQVISIRKNKQKAALATVIRTKGSTPRKTGTKMIIYSDYTLEGTIGGGCGEGEVIEKALIVMDTGRPQHHHVDLTDGLFYEDGGICGGILDVFIEPII from the coding sequence ATGAACCATCTAGCCTTTTTTGATCAGGTTATATCTATTCGCAAGAACAAACAAAAAGCAGCTTTGGCTACTGTCATACGTACAAAAGGGTCCACTCCCAGAAAAACCGGAACTAAAATGATTATTTATTCCGACTATACACTAGAGGGAACGATTGGAGGTGGTTGCGGTGAAGGTGAAGTGATTGAAAAAGCGCTTATCGTTATGGACACGGGCAGACCCCAACACCATCACGTCGATTTAACAGATGGCCTCTTTTACGAAGATGGCGGAATTTGCGGGGGGATTCTGGATGTGTTTATTGAACCGATCATTTGA
- a CDS encoding NCS2 family permease, whose translation MSSNLEPETNKRLRNNKIEQYFGFSEKNTNFKKESIGGITTFMAMSYILFVNAAILSDAGMDEGAVFVATGLTAAISCIIMALWANYPIGLAPGMGLNAFFAYTVVIGMEIPWETALAGFLVAGVIFLLMTLTGLREKVIDAIPPQLKDATVAGIGLFIAFIGLQNAGVVAGDEETLLTLSNITSPSTMLALFGLIVTAIMLVRGVNAAIFFGMIITAVAGVITGLIPFPSQVVSTLPSLAPTFGVAITELPSILQPEIFTVVFTVLFVNFFDATGTIIAVAKKAGFLQEDKLPRAKQALGADAIASVVGSILGTSNTNSYIESASGVAAGARTGFASLVTAGCFLLFLFLSPLLEVVTDAVTAPALIIVGVLMASSLGSIKWDKMEYAIPAFITVIAMPLTYSIANGLALGFIAYPILKIVKGEYKDIHPIMYLLLVIFIAYFIWLA comes from the coding sequence ATGAGTTCAAACCTGGAGCCAGAAACGAATAAAAGGTTGAGGAACAATAAAATTGAGCAGTACTTTGGATTCAGCGAGAAAAATACGAATTTTAAAAAAGAATCAATCGGTGGTATCACCACTTTTATGGCGATGTCGTATATATTGTTTGTGAATGCTGCGATTTTAAGCGATGCAGGAATGGATGAAGGCGCTGTATTCGTGGCTACCGGTCTTACGGCAGCTATTTCTTGTATTATTATGGCTTTGTGGGCAAACTATCCGATCGGTTTAGCCCCCGGGATGGGATTGAATGCGTTTTTTGCCTATACAGTCGTCATAGGTATGGAGATACCATGGGAAACAGCGCTTGCCGGATTTCTTGTAGCCGGTGTAATCTTCCTTCTTATGACCTTAACAGGACTAAGGGAAAAAGTGATCGATGCCATTCCGCCTCAATTAAAGGATGCCACTGTCGCAGGGATCGGATTATTCATCGCCTTTATCGGGCTGCAAAATGCGGGGGTTGTCGCTGGCGATGAAGAAACATTATTAACGCTTAGTAATATTACGTCGCCCTCCACCATGTTGGCACTGTTCGGCCTTATTGTAACTGCTATAATGCTTGTGCGAGGTGTTAATGCCGCCATTTTTTTCGGCATGATCATCACAGCTGTAGCCGGCGTTATTACTGGTTTGATCCCATTCCCATCGCAAGTCGTTTCTACTCTACCGAGTTTAGCACCCACTTTTGGTGTTGCGATTACTGAATTGCCAAGCATTTTACAACCGGAAATATTCACCGTGGTCTTTACCGTACTCTTCGTGAACTTCTTTGATGCCACCGGTACAATTATCGCCGTTGCTAAAAAAGCTGGATTTTTACAAGAGGATAAATTACCTAGAGCTAAACAAGCATTGGGTGCTGATGCGATTGCTTCTGTCGTTGGTTCAATCTTAGGCACATCGAATACGAATTCTTACATTGAATCGGCATCGGGCGTTGCCGCGGGTGCACGGACAGGTTTTGCTTCATTAGTTACGGCTGGTTGCTTCCTCTTATTCTTATTCTTATCGCCGCTTCTGGAGGTAGTCACTGATGCCGTAACGGCTCCGGCATTAATTATTGTTGGTGTTTTAATGGCTTCTTCATTGGGGTCAATAAAGTGGGATAAAATGGAATATGCTATACCTGCTTTTATCACTGTTATTGCTATGCCTTTAACTTATAGTATTGCCAATGGACTGGCCTTAGGGTTTATCGCTTATCCGATTTTAAAAATTGTAAAAGGCGAATACAAGGATATTCACCCGATCATGTATTTACTGCTCGTTATTTTTATTGCTTACTTCATTTGGTTAGCTTAA
- a CDS encoding M28 family peptidase, translating to MFTTEELLDSESWSEAQQAMKQLFEVEGFQTYFNEVGNLFVRLKGSENKKETILTGSHVDTVKSGGYYDRQLGVLGGYLAVKYLKETYGQPVRNIEVFYLAEEEGSRFPFCMWGSKYIAGQVTLVPTHFLVQHVIQ from the coding sequence ATGTTTACAACGGAGGAATTACTAGACAGCGAGTCATGGTCTGAAGCTCAGCAAGCCATGAAGCAATTGTTCGAAGTTGAAGGTTTTCAAACCTATTTCAATGAGGTAGGTAACTTGTTTGTCCGTCTGAAAGGCTCAGAAAATAAGAAAGAGACGATTTTAACGGGCTCACACGTGGATACTGTTAAATCCGGTGGCTATTATGACAGGCAGTTAGGTGTACTAGGCGGATATTTAGCCGTGAAGTATTTAAAAGAAACCTATGGACAACCGGTACGCAATATTGAAGTCTTTTACTTGGCCGAAGAAGAAGGCAGCCGCTTTCCTTTTTGCATGTGGGGCTCCAAATATATTGCCGGTCAGGTGACACTTGTTCCAACACATTTCCTTGTTCAACATGTAATTCAATAA
- a CDS encoding FAD-dependent oxidoreductase, translating into MGNNQMVQTDLKTLFSPLKIGAKEAKNRIVSTSHAVGWDNGTGIINERHVKYHERKAAGGAGIIMTFGSASVYEKSAASYGSVSLWNEENEPLLKELADRVHAHGALIMSQATHMGRRADSSISGRPIQAPSAIPEGVHREIPHVLRTEEIPPIVESFAEAAARLERCGWDGIEITSFSGHLIEQFWSPALNDRTDRYGGDFAGRMRFSIEVIQAVREAVSSDFIIAFRMTADPKTDALGLDQEDMLEIARILDGLGSIDMLSISGGTGATYRAQAAVVPGDTFARGTYNHVAKKMKEQLSVPVLVAGRNLDPAQAENALTNGDCDLVGMTRAIIADPDMPQLAQKGEFSQIRPCIACGECIGRLYSGMPVICTVNPAMADDSLDNLIPVQHQRKVVIVGGGPAGMEVARVSAIRGHEVHLLECTDKLGGKVYFAAMASERPHYGKHIKWLEQELDRLGANVHLHKKGTVSNVLDVNPDVVVLATGANPRSDHYITDVELLDGKVSINNKSKLLVYDREGKFRGPSIANFAAEAGASQVEIATPLWSISEDLDEMQKPELYRLLSEKNVTMSPNKNLFKTKEGTPVLEDKWTGTKRRIEKDEMIVLIGYEEGDNRLFDQLKSAAPDLEVELIGDAVSPAD; encoded by the coding sequence GTGGGCAATAATCAAATGGTACAGACGGATTTGAAGACTTTATTTAGTCCGTTGAAAATTGGGGCAAAAGAAGCCAAAAATCGAATTGTATCAACGTCGCATGCTGTAGGGTGGGACAACGGTACGGGCATTATAAACGAGCGTCATGTCAAATATCATGAACGTAAAGCTGCCGGCGGCGCGGGGATCATTATGACCTTTGGTTCTGCCAGTGTCTATGAAAAATCAGCCGCTTCTTATGGATCCGTGAGTTTATGGAATGAGGAAAATGAACCTTTATTGAAGGAACTTGCCGATCGTGTTCATGCCCATGGGGCTTTAATTATGTCCCAGGCCACCCATATGGGAAGACGTGCAGATTCTTCGATAAGTGGGCGGCCGATCCAAGCACCATCCGCCATTCCGGAAGGGGTGCATCGTGAGATACCGCATGTTTTGCGTACGGAGGAAATACCACCAATCGTGGAATCCTTTGCTGAAGCCGCTGCACGTCTTGAGAGGTGTGGCTGGGATGGCATTGAAATCACTTCTTTTTCAGGACATCTCATCGAACAGTTTTGGAGTCCTGCACTTAATGATCGCACGGATAGATACGGCGGGGACTTTGCCGGTCGCATGCGCTTTTCGATTGAGGTCATTCAAGCCGTTAGAGAGGCAGTATCAAGCGATTTCATTATTGCCTTTAGAATGACAGCAGACCCTAAAACCGATGCGCTCGGTCTTGACCAAGAGGATATGCTAGAAATTGCCCGGATACTTGATGGGTTAGGCAGCATTGATATGTTGAGCATTAGCGGTGGTACCGGTGCAACCTATCGCGCACAGGCTGCGGTTGTTCCAGGAGATACGTTTGCAAGGGGGACCTATAATCATGTAGCTAAAAAAATGAAAGAACAGCTTTCGGTCCCTGTTTTAGTTGCCGGCCGTAATCTCGATCCCGCTCAGGCAGAAAATGCTTTGACAAATGGAGATTGTGATCTTGTTGGGATGACAAGGGCTATTATAGCCGATCCGGATATGCCACAGCTGGCACAAAAAGGGGAGTTTTCCCAAATAAGACCGTGTATTGCATGCGGTGAATGTATCGGAAGATTATACTCGGGAATGCCGGTTATTTGCACAGTAAATCCTGCCATGGCTGATGATTCTTTAGATAATCTCATCCCCGTTCAGCACCAGCGCAAAGTTGTTATTGTTGGTGGCGGTCCGGCAGGAATGGAGGTTGCGCGCGTATCGGCTATTCGTGGCCATGAGGTTCATCTGTTGGAATGTACGGATAAATTGGGAGGAAAAGTTTATTTCGCAGCGATGGCTTCCGAACGTCCGCATTACGGGAAGCATATTAAATGGTTGGAGCAAGAATTAGACCGATTGGGAGCAAACGTCCATCTTCATAAAAAAGGAACGGTGAGTAATGTATTGGATGTAAACCCTGATGTCGTTGTGCTGGCGACGGGAGCTAATCCCAGAAGTGACCATTATATAACGGATGTCGAGCTCCTTGACGGCAAGGTTTCGATCAATAACAAAAGTAAATTATTGGTTTATGATCGCGAAGGAAAATTTCGAGGACCAAGCATCGCTAACTTTGCAGCAGAAGCAGGGGCTTCCCAAGTTGAGATAGCCACACCATTGTGGTCAATTTCAGAAGATTTAGATGAAATGCAAAAGCCAGAACTATACCGATTATTGTCGGAAAAGAATGTGACAATGTCTCCAAATAAAAATTTATTCAAAACAAAGGAAGGCACACCTGTATTGGAGGACAAGTGGACAGGTACAAAGCGTAGGATTGAAAAGGATGAGATGATAGTACTAATTGGTTATGAGGAAGGAGACAATCGCTTGTTTGATCAGCTAAAGTCGGCTGCTCCGGATCTGGAGGTCGAGCTTATTGGCGACGCTGTATCCCCCGCCGATTAA
- a CDS encoding formate--tetrahydrofolate ligase, translated as MKSDVEIAQYAKMKPIEEVAEKMGVGRSKLELYGDYKAKINEDQQIRIENEGNGKLILMTGISPTPAGEGKTTTSIGLADALQKIGKNAAVAIREPSVGPVFGMKGGAAGGGYSQVVPMEDINLHFTGDFHAIGAANNLLAAMIDNHIHHGNQLNIDTRKIKWKRVLDMNDRQLRQIVDGLNGSANGTPREDGFDITVASEIMAIFCLANNIEDLKEKLKHIVIGYTTNDAPVTAGQLKAYGAMTALLKDAIKPNLVQTLEHTPAFVHGGPFANIAHGCNSIQATKTALNYADYVVTEAGFGADLGAEKFMNIKCRLSGLRPSATVVVATVRALKLHGGISKTELEKENLQALEKGLPNLLQHLSILQEAFGISTVVAINKFPTDSEAELEKIEEKCREQGVKVVLSDVWANGGSGGEELAREVVRLADHGSMPSFTYNLKDSITEKMKKIVQKVYGGKGIELTRNVEKEIQKLEALGYGDLPVCMAKTPYSFSDDPTKTGRPSDFTITIRDVKLSAGAGFIVMLTGNIMTMPGLPQSPSAESIDVDDNGRIVGLF; from the coding sequence ATGAAATCAGATGTAGAAATTGCCCAATATGCAAAGATGAAGCCGATTGAAGAGGTTGCCGAAAAAATGGGCGTGGGACGGAGCAAGCTTGAATTATACGGAGACTATAAAGCAAAAATTAACGAAGATCAGCAGATAAGGATTGAGAATGAGGGGAACGGAAAATTAATTCTTATGACGGGCATCAGTCCAACACCTGCCGGGGAAGGAAAAACAACCACTTCCATTGGTTTGGCTGATGCCCTTCAAAAAATAGGAAAAAATGCGGCTGTTGCAATAAGGGAACCTTCCGTAGGCCCTGTTTTTGGCATGAAAGGTGGGGCTGCGGGAGGCGGTTATTCCCAGGTCGTGCCTATGGAAGATATCAATTTGCATTTTACCGGTGATTTTCATGCCATCGGTGCGGCGAATAATTTATTGGCTGCCATGATCGATAATCATATCCATCATGGGAATCAATTGAATATTGACACTCGTAAAATTAAATGGAAACGAGTGCTCGATATGAACGACCGGCAACTTCGCCAAATCGTGGATGGTTTAAACGGAAGCGCAAACGGAACGCCACGTGAAGATGGATTTGATATTACGGTGGCATCGGAAATTATGGCGATCTTTTGTTTGGCAAATAATATCGAAGACTTGAAGGAAAAGTTAAAGCATATTGTCATTGGCTATACAACGAACGATGCTCCTGTTACCGCAGGTCAATTGAAAGCATACGGAGCCATGACCGCTCTTTTGAAAGATGCTATAAAACCAAATCTTGTACAAACATTAGAACATACACCGGCATTTGTCCACGGTGGTCCCTTCGCCAATATCGCTCACGGGTGCAACAGTATACAAGCGACAAAAACGGCGCTGAACTATGCGGATTATGTTGTGACAGAAGCAGGCTTCGGTGCCGATCTGGGAGCGGAAAAGTTCATGAATATTAAATGCCGTCTGTCGGGCTTAAGACCGTCTGCCACCGTTGTCGTTGCAACGGTCAGAGCATTGAAATTGCATGGCGGCATTTCAAAAACCGAGTTGGAAAAAGAAAATCTCCAAGCACTTGAAAAAGGGTTGCCCAATTTATTGCAGCATCTAAGTATCTTGCAAGAAGCATTTGGCATCTCAACGGTTGTTGCCATTAATAAATTTCCAACTGATAGCGAAGCGGAGCTGGAAAAAATAGAAGAAAAATGCCGGGAACAAGGTGTGAAAGTCGTGCTTTCCGATGTATGGGCAAACGGCGGCTCAGGCGGTGAGGAACTGGCTAGGGAAGTTGTCCGGCTGGCTGATCACGGAAGCATGCCCTCGTTCACGTACAATTTGAAAGATTCGATTACTGAAAAAATGAAAAAAATTGTCCAAAAGGTATACGGTGGAAAAGGGATTGAACTTACCCGAAACGTGGAAAAAGAAATTCAAAAGCTGGAAGCATTAGGGTATGGGGATCTTCCGGTATGTATGGCGAAAACGCCATATTCATTTTCCGATGATCCGACGAAAACAGGTAGGCCGAGCGATTTTACTATTACGATAAGGGATGTGAAACTTTCCGCCGGGGCAGGGTTCATTGTCATGCTGACCGGCAACATTATGACAATGCCGGGACTTCCCCAATCTCCCTCAGCCGAATCCATTGACGTTGATGATAACGGAAGAATTGTTGGTTTATTTTGA
- a CDS encoding methylenetetrahydrofolate reductase: MMNQQSSIELFGQMSEPRFELIPTHDIVDRATAALPPHAMLTITCSPTKGVDTTIETAIALAPRFTRVVPHIAARMVRSEEHLEAVLDELQAHDVDEIFVVGGDQEQASGPYRHGLDLLQSLATREHGLLRIGIPAYPEGNPNIDNDTLAKDLLAKAPLAHYAVTQMCFDPDKVLAWLRRQREAGLELPFYLGIPGPVKPDKLIRIATRIGVTDSLRFLRKNLKLTGKLLRGYDASGLMNAYTPHLNDSDYGIAGFHMYSFNELNSLKKIFGRIAI; encoded by the coding sequence ATGATGAATCAACAATCGTCGATTGAACTGTTCGGACAAATGAGTGAGCCACGCTTCGAACTCATACCCACGCATGACATCGTTGACCGTGCTACGGCGGCACTCCCGCCTCACGCTATGCTGACGATTACCTGCTCCCCGACGAAAGGTGTCGACACTACGATCGAAACGGCAATTGCATTGGCCCCCCGATTTACCCGGGTCGTTCCCCATATTGCAGCGCGAATGGTCCGGAGTGAAGAACACCTTGAGGCAGTGCTTGATGAACTCCAGGCTCACGATGTGGATGAGATCTTCGTCGTCGGAGGCGATCAGGAGCAGGCCTCAGGCCCGTATCGTCATGGCCTTGATCTGTTGCAATCCCTGGCGACACGTGAGCATGGGCTGCTCCGCATTGGCATTCCGGCATACCCCGAAGGGAACCCGAATATTGATAATGACACCCTAGCCAAGGATCTTTTGGCGAAAGCGCCTCTCGCGCATTACGCTGTAACGCAGATGTGCTTCGATCCTGATAAAGTCCTTGCTTGGTTGCGGCGACAGCGCGAAGCCGGTCTGGAGCTGCCATTCTACTTGGGCATTCCCGGACCGGTGAAACCGGATAAACTCATTCGCATTGCAACCCGTATTGGAGTTACGGACTCGCTCCGCTTCCTTAGAAAAAACCTGAAGTTGACGGGGAAGCTGCTGCGCGGTTATGACGCCTCCGGCTTGATGAACGCCTACACTCCGCACTTAAATGATTCGGACTATGGGATTGCCGGTTTTCATATGTATTCTTTTAACGAACTAAACTCCCTTAAAAAAATTTTCGGGCGTATAGCTATATGA
- a CDS encoding glycine cleavage T C-terminal barrel domain-containing protein produces the protein MSVEVKPISEFKTSNDLEVLGVNRNVPVNLRQSGDKGSRMLISQRLRKSPFWHLSQEAGCWCYEVYNHMYHPRAYVPWEEGGLLKEYEYLTEHVTLWNVAVERQIQVKGPDAAKLVDLAITRPVEKLKVGKARYVILCNEDGGIINDPVLLRPAEDEFWFSLSDTDVSLWLQALNVTNKFDCTVHEIDVAPVQIQGPKSTALMMDLFGEGIHDVPYYGLLEGEVNGCPVIVSRTGFSGEAGYEIYLYDASVNAERLWYHLLEVGKGHNLKVIAPGHIRRIEAGILSHGQDMDLETNPYQVGLEWQVDLNKSRFVGKEALARIKDEGVTSKLAGLKFGGNQIDWYPADYYLVYAENETKPVGYITSAFYSPTQGCNIGYAMLPNALSTIGTKLEVHLPEPYGNGRIAAEVAETPFKAPEFPGTGLAQTGRKL, from the coding sequence AAGCGGGGACAAAGGTTCTCGCATGCTGATCTCACAAAGGTTGCGCAAGTCCCCTTTCTGGCATCTTTCCCAGGAAGCCGGCTGTTGGTGCTATGAGGTATATAACCATATGTACCACCCGCGTGCCTATGTCCCGTGGGAGGAGGGTGGACTCCTCAAAGAATACGAATACCTCACCGAACACGTCACCCTTTGGAATGTCGCAGTCGAGCGACAGATTCAAGTGAAAGGTCCCGATGCCGCCAAGCTGGTCGACTTGGCCATCACGCGCCCGGTCGAGAAACTCAAGGTGGGAAAGGCTCGCTACGTTATCCTGTGCAACGAAGATGGTGGAATCATAAATGACCCGGTCCTCCTACGTCCGGCTGAAGATGAATTTTGGTTCTCTCTCTCTGACACCGACGTTTCCTTGTGGTTGCAGGCGTTGAATGTCACGAACAAATTTGATTGCACGGTGCACGAAATAGATGTTGCCCCCGTGCAGATTCAAGGTCCGAAGTCGACAGCGCTCATGATGGACCTGTTTGGCGAGGGTATCCACGATGTTCCCTACTACGGACTACTCGAAGGTGAAGTAAACGGTTGCCCTGTTATCGTGTCCCGTACCGGGTTTTCGGGTGAGGCAGGCTATGAAATCTACCTCTATGACGCGAGCGTCAATGCGGAACGGCTATGGTACCATCTCCTCGAGGTCGGCAAAGGTCACAATCTCAAAGTAATTGCTCCGGGGCACATCCGTCGGATCGAGGCGGGAATCCTCTCCCACGGTCAGGACATGGACTTGGAGACTAATCCATACCAGGTCGGATTGGAATGGCAAGTGGATTTGAATAAATCCCGGTTCGTGGGTAAAGAAGCCCTAGCACGGATCAAGGATGAAGGTGTTACGAGTAAGTTGGCAGGGTTGAAGTTTGGTGGCAATCAGATCGACTGGTACCCCGCGGATTATTACCTTGTTTATGCAGAAAATGAGACGAAGCCGGTTGGCTATATCACCTCAGCCTTTTATTCGCCAACCCAAGGGTGCAATATTGGCTATGCGATGTTGCCCAACGCTTTGAGTACAATCGGAACTAAGCTTGAAGTGCACTTGCCTGAACCGTATGGCAACGGGCGTATTGCCGCAGAGGTTGCAGAGACGCCTTTCAAGGCCCCCGAATTCCCCGGCACGGGATTGGCACAGACCGGTCGAAAGCTTTAA